In a genomic window of Erigeron canadensis isolate Cc75 chromosome 5, C_canadensis_v1, whole genome shotgun sequence:
- the LOC122601214 gene encoding mitogen-activated protein kinase kinase kinase 17-like translates to MEGNEETFLHGAWVRGKMIGSGSFGVVHLAIKKSNGALFVVKSSESQEGNLSLEHEAKILEALYSPHIVQCLGKDVSVGENGGMKTSLFIEYMAAGSLGDVTERLGRKLDEPVIRAYTGEILKGLKYLHDIGIVHGDLKCQNVLLDSRGNIKLADFGCAKQTHPKSKNQTTNKKFMCGTPLWMAPEVLRNQGLDSSYDIWSLGCTIIEMATGKTPWGELGISNPMAAMLKIASSNERPSIPKEFSKDGLDFLKKCLARVPEQRSTVDELLNHPFIKHEPKAKNIEEKHVYENMCSPLSVLDMGLSDDGYESGDSDELTNLKLQSKIPFSIRRYGKKRSSQKQCAENEMVSHENWVTVRS, encoded by the coding sequence ATGGAAGGAAATGAGGAGACTTTTTTGCATGGAGCATGGGTTCGTGGAAAAATGATCGGATCAGGATCATTCGGGGTTGTTCATTTGGCGATAAAAAAATCTAACGGAGCCCTTTTTGTGGTGAAATCATCTGAATCTCAAGAGGGGAATCTATCCCTTGAGCATGAAGCTAAAATTCTCGAGGCATTATATTCCCCTCACATTGTACAATGCCTCGGAAAAGATGTTTCTGTTGGAGAAAATGGGGGTATGAAAACAAGTCTTTTCATCGAGTACATGGCAGCTGGAAGTCTCGGTGATGTCACCGAAAGACTAGGAAGGAAATTAGACGAACCAGTCATCCGTGCGTATACAGGAGAAATCCTCAAGGGATTGAAGTATTTACATGACATCGGGATTGTGCATGGTGACCTCAAGTGTCAGAATGTGCTTTTGGATTCGCGTGGAAACATAAAACTGGCTGATTTCGGTTGTGCcaaacaaacacacccaaaatcAAAAAACCAGACCACTAATAAAAAGTTCATGTGCGGGACTCCGTTATGGATGGCACCCGAAGTCCTCAGAAACCAAGGGCTAGATTCGTCTTATGATATTTGGTCTTTAGGGTGCACCATCATTGAAATGGCAACTGGTAAGACCCCTTGGGGTGAACTAGGTATCTCAAACCCAATGGCTGCAATGTTAAAAATCGCTTCTAGTAACGAAAGGCCTTCAATTCCGAAAGAATTTTCGAAAGATGGTCTGGACTTTCTCAAAAAGTGTCTAGCGAGGGTCCCAGAACAGAGATCAACAGTTGATGAGCTTCTAAACCATCCATTCATTAAACATGAaccaaaggctaaaaacatagaagagaaacatgttTATGAAAACATGTGCTCACCCTTGAGTGTTCTGGATATGGGACTTAGTGATGACGGATATGAGTCTGGTGACTCAGACGAGTTGACAAATCTAAAACTGCAAAGTAAAATACCATTTTCCATCAGGCGTTATGGAAAAAAAAGGTCGTCTCAAAAGCAGTGTGCAGAAAATGAAATGGTTTCGCATGAAAACTGGGTCACTGTTAggagttaa